The following are encoded together in the Schistocerca americana isolate TAMUIC-IGC-003095 chromosome 6, iqSchAmer2.1, whole genome shotgun sequence genome:
- the LOC124619648 gene encoding translation initiation factor IF-2-like has product MDSLNQPCPDETGGPSPSQHTDHSGSESDTSCHDELPTQGQSEALKSQGNDTVLSAPELEFRTPRVRSAKTAASETLARRLADTSESDSEKERKAKVRKQKNHLRKLFKQRSQGADAATEIMPPPRQPAPKAAPKAGDKPKPAQVAGRKPSGPVGDGATGKSEPKAKTKASRRAKAGAGSQATTQQPSRCCHVHPDSPGGRDGGRTAEVATIGDGEKRAETGEGSRATAQRPSRGRHVPIQGKPQRSCDREAYRDAARGRPEARRRHSQTVATGRGDESGGLQETTKS; this is encoded by the coding sequence ATGGATTCTCTCAACCAACCTTGTCCCGATGAAACCGGTGGGCCCTCGCCGAGTCAACACACCGACCACTCGGGGAGTGAGTCCGACACCTCGTGTCATGACGAACTCCCAACACAAGGGCAGTCGGAGGCCCTTAAGTCACAAGGCAATGACACTGTGCTTAGCGCGCCAGAATTGGAGTTCCGCACACCTCGTGTACGGAGCGCTAAGACTGCCGCAAGCGAGACGCTGGCACGGAGACTCGCTGACACGAGTGAAAGTGACAGCGAGAAGGAACGCAAGGCAAAGGTAAGGAAGCAGAAGAATCACCTGCGGAAACTGTTCAAGCAGAGATCGCAGGGTGCGGACGCTGCCACCGAGATAATGCCACCACCCCGCCAGCCGGCGCCGAAAGCGGCGCCTAAGGCGGGAGACAAGCCGAAACCGGCGCAGGTAGCTGGGCGCAAGCCCAGCGGCCCAGTCGGGGACGGCGCAACGGGGAAGTCCGAACCGAAGGCGAAGACGAAGGCCTCGCGGCGAGCCAAAGCTGGTGCAGGTAGCCAGGCAACAACCCAGCAGCCCAGTCGGTGCTGTCACGTCCACCCAGACTCGCCCGGCGGGAGAGACGGCGGCCGCACGGCCGAAGTCGCAACCATCGGAGACGGCGAAAAGCGCGCAGAAACCGGCGAAGGTAGCCGGGCAACAGCCCAGCGGCCCAGTCGAGGACGGCACGTCCCGATACAAGGCAAGCCCCAGCGATCTTGCGACCGTGAAGCTTATCGCGACGCGGCGCGAGGACGTCCTGAAGCTCGTAGACGACACTCTCAAACCGTGGCAACTGGTCGAGGAGACGAATCTGGGGGACTTCAAGAGACAACTAAGAGCTAA